One Setaria viridis chromosome 5, Setaria_viridis_v4.0, whole genome shotgun sequence genomic region harbors:
- the LOC117858837 gene encoding non-classical arabinogalactan protein 31 has translation MAPISLVLGCGLALVIFAVGCLPSRVSAMGLPRPQPNLNFTIGVEGVVWCKGCRYRGYIQSRDASPLRNASALLRCRHGRRRALSVWGATNSRGYFLIETGAQAAPFTSKDCRVYVPRSPARGCRVDVSPGRNRGLPLRFRRFVTRPDGLQGRYVAGSFTFAPQDRSKC, from the exons ATGGCGCCTATAAGCCTCGTCCTAGGCTGCGGCCTCGCCCTTGTGATCTTCGCCGTGGGGTGCCTGCCGTCCCGCGTGTCGGCCATGGGCCTGCCCCGGCCGCAACCGAACCTCAACTTCACCATCGGCGTCGAGGGCGTCGTCTGGTGCAAGGGCTGCCGGTACCGCGGCTACATCCAGTCCAGGGACGCCTCGCCTCTCCGGA ACGCGTCGGCGCTGCTGCGGTGccggcacggccgccgccgagcgctGTCGGTGTGGGGCGCCACGAACTCGCGCGGCTACTTCCTGATCGAGACGGGGGCGCAGGCGGCGCCCTTCACCAGCAAGGACTGCAGGGTGTACGTGCCGCGGTCACCGGCGCGCGGGTGCCGGGTGGACGTCAGCCCCGGCCGGAACAGGGGGTTGCCGCTCAGGTTCCGCCGGTTCGTGACGCGACCCGACGGGCTGCAGGGGCGCTACGTCGCCGGCAGCTTCACGTTCGCGCCGCAGGACCGGTCCAAGTGCTGA
- the LOC117858762 gene encoding non-classical arabinogalactan protein 30 encodes MHLPCKTEIICARNGIYLTAICPCPPIKSRHLLIQALPYFVKVPMLTMACLARSLAVCLPLVVLAAVVCLPSRGDAMGLPQPPPDLNFTIAVEGVVWCKTCRYAGYVRSMDASPLPNATALLRCRRDGDPRALSVSNTTDADGCFLIQADWQSAPFKSKDCKVYVQRSPAAGCAVPVKPAAKKGAPLKFRRFVPLPDELQARYTAGNFTFAPEEPAKC; translated from the exons ATGCATCTTCCATGCAAGACCGAAATCATTTGTGCCAGGAACGGAATCTACCTGACAGCGATTTGCCCCTGCCCACCTATAAAATCGCGGCATCTTCTGATCCAGGCCTTACCATACTTTGTAAAGGTGCCCATGCTTACGATGGCTTGTCTGGCGAGAAGCCTTGCGGTCTGCCTGCCCCTCGTGGTCCTCGCCGCCGTGGTCTGCCTGCCATCACGCGGTGACGCCATGGGCCTGCCCCAGCCTCCGCCGGACCTCAACTTCACCATCGCCGTCGAGGGCGTCGTCTGGTGCAAGACCTGCCGGTACGCCGGCTACGTCCGCTCCATGGACGCGTCGCCCCTCCCGA ATGCCACGGCGCTGCTGCGGTGCCGGCGCGACGGCGACCCGCGGGCGCTGTCCGTGTCGAACACCACGGACGCCGACGGCTGCTTCCTGATCCAGGCGGACTGGCAGTCGGCGCCCTTCAAGAGCAAGGACTGCAAGGTGTACGTGCAgcggtcgccggcggcaggGTGCGCCGTGCCCGTCAAGCCCGCTGCCAAGAAGGGGGCGCCGCTCAAGTTCCGCAGGTTCGTGCCGCTCCCCGACGAGCTGCAGGCGCGCTACACGGCGGGCAACTTCACGTTCGCGCCGGAGGAACCCGCCAAGTGCTAG